A section of the Pseudomonas fluorescens genome encodes:
- the pdxH gene encoding pyridoxamine 5'-phosphate oxidase, producing MTQALADMRRDYTRDGLSEAQAPDEPFALFHQWFSDAVKTEQPPVEANAMTLATVDEEGRPHCRVLLLKGLDAQGFTFFTNYQSAKGEQLAVRPFAAMTFFWPTLERQVRIEGRVVKVTPEESDAYYQVRPLGSRIGAWASPQSRVIRDRQQLQDLLTLTEQRFSKTQPDCPEHWGGYRLLPERIEFWQGRASRLHDRLNYRLQGADWTRERLAP from the coding sequence ATGACTCAGGCACTGGCTGATATGCGCCGTGACTATACACGGGACGGTTTGAGCGAGGCCCAGGCCCCGGACGAGCCGTTTGCCTTGTTCCACCAGTGGTTCAGCGATGCGGTCAAGACCGAGCAACCGCCGGTGGAGGCCAACGCAATGACGCTGGCGACCGTGGATGAAGAGGGCCGGCCTCATTGCCGCGTCCTGCTGCTCAAGGGCCTGGATGCCCAGGGCTTTACCTTCTTTACCAACTACCAGAGCGCCAAGGGCGAGCAATTGGCGGTACGGCCCTTTGCTGCCATGACCTTCTTCTGGCCGACCTTGGAGCGCCAGGTACGCATCGAGGGCCGGGTGGTCAAAGTCACGCCCGAGGAGTCGGACGCTTACTATCAGGTGCGCCCACTGGGTAGCCGCATTGGCGCCTGGGCTTCCCCGCAAAGCCGAGTGATCCGTGATCGCCAGCAATTGCAAGACCTGCTCACGCTGACCGAACAGCGTTTTAGCAAGACCCAGCCGGATTGCCCGGAACACTGGGGCGGTTATCGCCTGCTGCCCGAACGCATCGAGTTCTGGCAGGGCCGGGCGAGCCGATTGCATGATCGCTTGAACTATCGTTTGCAGGGTGCAGATTGGACCCGTGAACGATTGGCACCCTAA
- a CDS encoding glycine zipper 2TM domain-containing protein, whose protein sequence is MRKSVLLVACFTTMSLLLGGCASSLTGDSYSRDEARRVQSVRMGTIESLRPVKIEGTKTPIGGAAGAVIGGVGGSAIGGGRGSIVTAVIGAVAGGLLGSATEEGLTRTQGVEITVREDDGSMRAYVQAVQENEIFRIGDRVRIMTVDGTSRVTR, encoded by the coding sequence ATGCGTAAGTCTGTTCTGCTGGTTGCCTGTTTTACCACCATGTCGTTGTTGCTGGGTGGCTGCGCCTCCAGTCTGACCGGCGACTCGTATTCCCGTGACGAAGCCCGCCGTGTGCAGAGCGTGCGCATGGGGACCATTGAATCCCTGCGTCCGGTCAAGATCGAAGGCACCAAGACCCCGATCGGCGGCGCAGCAGGTGCAGTCATCGGCGGTGTTGGCGGTAGCGCCATCGGTGGTGGTCGCGGCAGTATTGTGACGGCCGTTATCGGTGCCGTGGCCGGTGGCCTGCTGGGCTCGGCCACCGAAGAGGGCTTGACCCGCACCCAGGGTGTTGAAATCACCGTACGCGAAGACGACGGCAGCATGCGCGCCTACGTCCAGGCGGTGCAGGAAAACGAGATCTTCCGCATCGGCGACCGCGTGCGCATCATGACTGTCGATGGGACCAGCCGCGTTACCCGTTAA